Proteins co-encoded in one Synechococcus elongatus PCC 6301 genomic window:
- a CDS encoding NAD(P)/FAD-dependent oxidoreductase: MSESLETLNAIVVGAGWAGLTCARSLQAAGWSVQVLEKSRGWGGRAARRRLELGGFAEHGLPALAEGWSSVDSLIALGRDRGLLELWQADHWHYSHGQLEPRSLPTQWMAPAGLSGLARAYGEGLSIEIQRQVNQVTWQGDRWCVQTEQGDRYTARYLGLFVPAPQAEVLVPSEWQPPTLASVSYDPCITVIATYGDHILTGPAAATTGRAIAASGRNWRWLGLDSSKRQQPSESVCVLHSSAAWAEAHFDDVDLGKAGQALLQEAATDLAMPLLSARSLQVHRWRYALPQTSVADLVLRLGDRGVCGGDWCSGGEPATIPEQSIGGSTFVAGAIASGQAGAQHLLQAD; this comes from the coding sequence GTGAGTGAGTCGCTGGAAACCCTAAACGCGATCGTGGTGGGGGCTGGCTGGGCTGGGCTCACCTGTGCGCGATCGCTACAGGCTGCAGGTTGGTCGGTGCAAGTCTTGGAAAAGTCGCGGGGCTGGGGCGGTCGGGCAGCACGACGACGATTGGAGTTGGGTGGGTTTGCAGAACATGGCTTGCCAGCGCTGGCTGAGGGGTGGTCGTCTGTCGACTCGCTGATTGCACTCGGCCGCGATCGCGGGTTGCTGGAACTCTGGCAGGCAGACCATTGGCACTATAGTCACGGTCAACTAGAGCCGCGATCGCTACCGACCCAGTGGATGGCTCCGGCTGGATTGAGCGGCTTGGCTCGCGCTTATGGCGAAGGCCTCAGCATTGAGATCCAGCGACAGGTCAACCAAGTGACTTGGCAGGGCGATCGCTGGTGCGTTCAGACTGAGCAGGGCGATCGTTACACGGCCCGTTACCTTGGCCTCTTTGTGCCAGCGCCTCAGGCAGAGGTGTTAGTTCCATCTGAATGGCAACCTCCGACTCTTGCCAGCGTAAGTTACGACCCTTGCATCACAGTGATTGCAACCTACGGCGATCACATTTTGACGGGCCCCGCAGCGGCCACAACAGGCCGGGCGATCGCGGCTTCAGGACGGAACTGGCGCTGGCTAGGGCTCGACAGCAGTAAGCGGCAGCAGCCTTCTGAAAGTGTTTGTGTCCTGCACAGCAGCGCAGCCTGGGCTGAGGCTCATTTTGACGATGTTGACTTGGGCAAAGCCGGTCAAGCGCTTCTCCAAGAAGCGGCTACAGATTTGGCAATGCCACTCCTGTCGGCGCGATCGCTACAGGTGCATCGCTGGCGCTATGCCTTGCCCCAGACTTCTGTGGCTGACCTAGTGCTACGGCTGGGCGATCGTGGCGTTTGTGGCGGGGACTGGTGCTCTGGCGGTGAGCCCGCGACGATTCCTGAGCAATCGATCGGTGGTAGTACCTTCGTCGCCGGCGCGATCGCCTCAGGGCAAGCAGGGGCTCAGCATCTGCTTCAGGCTGACTGA
- a CDS encoding cyclic nucleotide-binding domain-containing protein — translation MVRYELAKVRSDSWLGRNYPYVQFSWLFIGLCGRILFFNADRLVLAGWLLSTVAAAIAVGYWYGGKSWCQYFCPMAPVQSIYSEPGGLLGSKAHTSEQLITQSMCRTFLPDGQEQSACVACQNPCIDIDAERNYWNSLSKPETGFIRYGYVGLVIGYFGYYYLYAGNWNYYFSGAWLRQTDQLTSLFDPGIYLFGQAINVPKIIAVPLILGICTAIAYGGGRWLEKRAKSYYRRHPKELSLETIRHRIFTLCTFGIFNFFFIFGGRPLIQLFPWAVQYLYDLGLVTLSTLWLYKTWRRSPDLYSRENLANRFRKQLEKLQLNVSQFLEGRTLNDLNTHEVYILAKVLPGFTREKRHQAYKGVVREALEEGYINYSSSLEVLQQMRQELGITDDEHRIVLEEVGIEDPSLLNPDRQRSLENQIRLSGYRKSLERLLLLQSKQVAQGSLDPGSLQDSATIRSLRRQYSITSQDEEWILSGLAGNASSVKRAEFLLAQLSQLIDCYRVLNQPVLYDHKAVLTLLRENISHKKELIVRSILETLGLLQSDPAALGLAQRLQQASPAILGEVLDQGHWSDRLPAAILQCLTQPGEMPVFCSLEFSAQATLGHLETLLLDQNPMIQAAALYVIAQLDPERSQAIARDQRHPFNSPLVKATLEQLLALPSNASAHPSLTDFPMLERVVYLFNSDFFHRMQSETLIALADRAEVRTYSKGDLITEAGDTCRELLLLIEGHANVHYQTGAEVRIEQLHPGQTLDELEVLAHSKSENTIVADSERTRILAISVDAFDDFLDHDPDFARRVLELESRQLQRFVRSMQSI, via the coding sequence ATGGTTCGCTATGAGCTCGCCAAGGTTCGCTCGGATTCTTGGTTAGGCCGCAATTATCCCTACGTTCAATTCAGCTGGTTATTTATCGGCTTATGTGGCCGAATTTTGTTTTTCAATGCCGATCGCCTCGTCCTAGCAGGCTGGTTGTTATCGACCGTGGCAGCCGCGATCGCAGTGGGCTACTGGTACGGCGGCAAGTCTTGGTGCCAATATTTCTGCCCGATGGCACCTGTTCAGTCTATTTACAGTGAGCCAGGGGGATTATTAGGCAGCAAAGCTCACACCAGTGAGCAGCTGATTACACAGTCAATGTGCCGCACTTTCTTGCCAGATGGTCAGGAACAGAGTGCCTGCGTTGCCTGTCAAAATCCCTGCATTGATATTGATGCTGAACGCAACTACTGGAATAGTTTAAGCAAACCTGAAACTGGCTTCATTCGCTATGGCTATGTAGGCTTAGTGATTGGCTATTTCGGCTATTACTATCTCTATGCTGGCAACTGGAACTATTACTTCTCTGGAGCGTGGCTACGACAGACAGACCAGCTGACCTCACTCTTTGACCCAGGAATTTACCTATTCGGTCAAGCCATCAATGTTCCCAAAATCATCGCTGTTCCTCTTATCCTGGGGATCTGTACAGCGATCGCTTATGGAGGGGGGCGGTGGCTAGAGAAGCGTGCAAAGTCTTACTATCGACGACATCCAAAAGAATTATCACTGGAGACGATTCGCCATCGTATTTTTACTCTCTGCACCTTTGGTATCTTCAATTTCTTTTTTATCTTTGGCGGACGTCCTCTTATTCAGCTCTTTCCCTGGGCTGTGCAATATCTCTACGATCTGGGATTAGTGACACTGAGTACACTTTGGCTCTACAAAACTTGGCGGCGCAGTCCTGATCTTTATTCCCGTGAAAATTTAGCCAATCGATTCCGCAAGCAACTAGAAAAGCTACAGCTCAATGTATCGCAGTTCCTCGAGGGTCGAACCCTCAACGATCTCAACACTCACGAAGTCTATATCTTGGCTAAGGTACTGCCTGGATTTACTCGTGAGAAGCGACATCAAGCTTACAAAGGCGTAGTCCGAGAGGCCTTAGAAGAAGGCTACATCAACTATTCCAGCAGCCTAGAAGTTTTGCAGCAAATGCGTCAGGAGCTAGGCATTACGGATGATGAGCACCGCATCGTCCTCGAGGAAGTTGGAATTGAGGATCCTAGCCTACTCAATCCTGATCGCCAACGCAGCCTTGAGAATCAGATTCGCCTTAGTGGTTATCGCAAATCACTGGAACGGTTACTGCTCCTGCAAAGCAAACAAGTAGCTCAGGGCTCATTGGATCCCGGATCCTTACAGGATTCAGCAACAATTCGATCGCTGCGCCGTCAGTACTCAATTACATCTCAAGATGAAGAGTGGATTTTGAGTGGGCTTGCAGGCAATGCCAGCAGTGTTAAAAGAGCAGAGTTTCTGCTCGCACAGTTATCTCAATTAATCGATTGCTATCGTGTCCTCAATCAGCCAGTTCTCTATGATCACAAGGCTGTCCTGACCCTATTACGGGAGAACATCAGCCATAAAAAGGAATTGATCGTGCGATCGATTTTAGAAACCCTAGGACTGCTGCAATCCGATCCGGCTGCGTTGGGCTTAGCTCAACGTTTACAACAGGCGTCACCAGCAATTTTAGGGGAGGTTTTAGACCAAGGGCACTGGAGCGATCGCTTACCCGCAGCAATTTTGCAATGCCTGACCCAGCCCGGTGAAATGCCTGTTTTCTGTTCCCTAGAATTTTCGGCTCAGGCAACGCTCGGGCACCTAGAAACTTTGCTTCTGGATCAGAATCCCATGATTCAGGCGGCGGCGCTCTACGTCATCGCCCAATTGGATCCAGAGCGGAGTCAAGCGATCGCGCGTGATCAGCGTCACCCGTTCAACTCCCCACTGGTGAAAGCCACCCTTGAGCAGCTATTAGCATTGCCATCAAATGCCTCTGCTCATCCATCCCTGACCGACTTCCCAATGCTGGAGCGAGTGGTTTACCTCTTCAATAGCGATTTCTTCCACCGCATGCAAAGTGAGACGCTCATTGCTCTTGCCGATCGCGCGGAAGTGAGAACTTATAGCAAGGGAGATCTCATCACCGAAGCAGGAGACACCTGTCGAGAGTTACTACTGTTAATTGAAGGGCATGCCAACGTTCATTATCAAACTGGAGCTGAGGTTCGAATTGAACAGCTGCATCCAGGTCAAACTCTAGATGAGTTGGAAGTTTTAGCCCATAGCAAGTCAGAGAATACGATCGTGGCTGACAGTGAGAGGACTCGAATTCTTGCCATTTCTGTCGATGCCTTTGATGACTTTCTTGATCATGATCCAGATTTTGCTCGACGGGTTTTGGAATTAGAAAGTCGGCAACTCCAGCGATTTGTGCGGTCGATGCAGTCGATCTAA
- a CDS encoding pre-16S rRNA-processing nuclease YqgF: MTSAAGLWIGFDPGRDKCGLALMEAQTGQILEHRILASAEAIAVLAQLFQARSPQLLVLGNQTTSQQWQAQLSALPSAPPIALVDERNSTLEARDRYWQMYPVRGWRRLLPQGLRQPPRPVDDLVAILLLERYRRQQSCRKRG, encoded by the coding sequence ATGACCAGTGCTGCAGGATTGTGGATTGGCTTTGATCCGGGCCGTGATAAATGTGGTCTGGCCTTGATGGAAGCGCAGACTGGGCAGATACTGGAGCACCGGATCTTGGCCTCCGCTGAGGCGATCGCAGTGCTTGCCCAGCTTTTCCAAGCGCGATCGCCCCAACTGTTAGTCCTCGGCAACCAAACCACATCCCAGCAGTGGCAAGCTCAACTCAGTGCCCTGCCGAGTGCTCCGCCGATTGCCTTAGTAGATGAGCGCAATAGCACCCTCGAAGCCCGCGATCGCTACTGGCAGATGTATCCCGTGCGGGGCTGGCGACGCTTACTACCCCAGGGCTTACGGCAGCCGCCCCGCCCCGTGGATGATCTGGTCGCTATTCTGCTGCTGGAGCGCTACCGAAGGCAGCAGTCGTGCCGCAAGCGCGGTTAA
- a CDS encoding DUF3084 domain-containing protein: MVSGYILVLAVLVLGGVIATIGDRLGSKIGKARLSLFNLRPKDTAVVVTILTGGFISASTLGILFATSAQLRAGVFEFNQVQDRLRQARQDLETARRDLEASAAQREQARRSQQEAQRQLDRTNQQLRAAVEQQRQTAVRLEDVETRSASLRSDLVKLQQERQDLLAQRQAVRDQIDQLKTQLQSRDREVASREAQLRELESKQTSLTREIQQLEQTLIAFRRGNVALTRGQVLVSKLVQILAPQGTQEAIDMILREANVVAAQATRPGIQEVREQIIQIPQAEVDRLREQLRTGRPFVVRILSAANVVVGEPRVFVFSDATPNQLLLPAGRSIGSTSLVPSSLDADELRQRINLLLTAAQLRARQQGVLSEVLEIGDGRIETLLRFLSQLRQTPGEVTIEVVTSEAISTADALQLDLRAIQNGQVKFSTEP; this comes from the coding sequence ATGGTTTCCGGATACATTCTGGTTTTAGCGGTGCTGGTGCTGGGCGGCGTGATCGCGACGATTGGCGATCGCTTGGGCAGCAAAATTGGCAAGGCGCGCCTCAGTCTGTTCAACCTACGGCCTAAAGATACGGCCGTCGTAGTCACCATTTTGACGGGTGGCTTCATTTCGGCTTCCACCCTGGGCATTCTTTTCGCGACCAGTGCTCAGCTGCGGGCAGGGGTATTTGAGTTCAACCAGGTTCAGGATCGCCTGCGCCAAGCCCGCCAGGATCTCGAAACAGCGCGGCGCGACCTCGAAGCCAGCGCTGCCCAACGAGAGCAAGCCCGCCGCAGCCAACAGGAAGCGCAACGCCAGCTCGATCGCACGAATCAGCAGTTACGGGCGGCGGTAGAACAGCAGCGACAAACAGCGGTGCGGCTAGAGGACGTGGAAACGCGATCGGCGAGTTTGCGATCGGACTTGGTCAAGTTGCAGCAAGAACGCCAAGACTTGTTAGCTCAGCGCCAAGCCGTCCGCGACCAGATTGATCAGCTCAAAACTCAGCTGCAAAGCCGCGATCGCGAAGTCGCGAGCCGTGAAGCGCAACTGCGCGAGCTGGAGTCCAAACAGACCAGCTTGACTCGGGAAATTCAGCAACTGGAGCAAACGCTAATTGCTTTCCGGCGGGGCAATGTTGCCCTTACGCGGGGGCAAGTCTTGGTCAGCAAACTGGTGCAAATTCTGGCACCCCAGGGCACTCAAGAGGCGATCGACATGATCCTGCGCGAAGCCAATGTGGTGGCGGCTCAGGCGACGCGTCCTGGCATTCAAGAAGTGCGGGAACAGATCATTCAGATCCCCCAAGCGGAAGTTGATCGCTTGCGGGAACAACTGCGGACGGGCCGTCCGTTTGTGGTGCGGATTCTCTCAGCTGCCAACGTGGTGGTTGGTGAACCCCGCGTATTTGTCTTTTCGGATGCCACCCCCAATCAGCTGCTGCTGCCGGCTGGGCGTAGCATTGGCAGTACCTCCTTGGTCCCCAGCAGTCTCGATGCGGATGAACTGCGCCAGCGGATTAACCTCCTACTGACGGCGGCTCAGCTGCGGGCGCGCCAACAGGGGGTGTTGTCGGAGGTTCTAGAGATTGGCGATGGTCGGATTGAAACCCTGCTGCGCTTCTTATCTCAACTGCGCCAGACGCCTGGTGAGGTGACGATTGAGGTGGTGACCAGTGAGGCGATTTCCACGGCTGATGCCCTGCAGTTGGATCTCCGCGCCATCCAGAATGGTCAAGTCAAGTTCTCGACTGAGCCATGA
- the ntcA gene encoding global nitrogen regulator NtcA, with product MLANENSLLTMFRELGSGKLPLQIEQFERGKTIFFPGDPAERVYLLVKGAVKLSRVYESGEEITVALLRENSVFGVLSLLTGQRSDRFYHAVAFTPVQLFSVPIEFMQKALIERPELANVMLQGLSSRILQTEMMIETLAHRDMGSRLVSFLLILCRDFGIPSPDGITIDLKLSHQAIAEAIGSTRVTVTRLLGDLRESKLIAIHKKRITVFNPVALSQQFS from the coding sequence ATGCTGGCCAACGAAAATTCTCTGCTGACGATGTTCCGGGAGTTGGGAAGCGGTAAGCTGCCCCTCCAGATTGAGCAGTTTGAGCGGGGTAAGACCATCTTTTTCCCGGGGGATCCGGCTGAACGGGTCTACCTGCTTGTCAAAGGAGCGGTCAAGCTCTCACGAGTCTATGAGTCGGGCGAAGAAATTACGGTGGCCCTGCTGCGTGAGAACAGCGTGTTTGGAGTGCTGTCGCTGCTGACAGGTCAGCGCTCCGATCGCTTCTACCATGCAGTGGCCTTTACGCCGGTTCAACTGTTTTCGGTGCCGATCGAGTTCATGCAGAAGGCGCTGATCGAACGGCCGGAACTGGCCAACGTGATGCTGCAGGGGCTGTCCTCGCGGATTCTGCAGACCGAAATGATGATCGAGACGCTTGCGCACCGCGATATGGGTTCTCGCTTGGTCAGCTTTTTGCTGATTCTCTGTCGCGACTTTGGCATCCCCAGCCCTGATGGCATCACCATCGATCTCAAGCTTTCCCACCAGGCAATTGCGGAAGCGATCGGCTCAACGCGGGTGACAGTGACGCGCTTGCTGGGTGACCTACGGGAATCAAAACTGATTGCGATTCACAAAAAGCGGATCACGGTCTTTAATCCGGTGGCGCTGAGTCAGCAGTTCAGCTAA
- the fabI gene encoding enoyl-ACP reductase FabI: MMLDLSGKKALVTGIANNRSIAWGIAQQLHAAGAELGITYLPDDRGRTESKVQELTAPLNPSLFLPLNVQDAAQVDETLGTIAQQWGNFDILIHCLAFAGKEELSGDFSATTREGYARALEISSYSLIDLARASKPLLNQGGSILTLTYLGGVRVVPNYNVMGTAKAALEMNVRYLAAEFGPQAIRVNAISAGPIRTLASSAVGGILDMIHHVEETAPLRRTVTQMEVGNTAAFLSSPLASGITGQVIYVDSGYSIMGM; this comes from the coding sequence ATCATGCTCGACCTCTCTGGAAAGAAAGCCCTCGTCACAGGCATCGCCAATAATCGCTCAATCGCTTGGGGGATTGCCCAACAACTCCATGCTGCTGGGGCTGAGCTGGGGATTACCTACCTGCCTGACGATCGCGGCCGGACAGAGTCGAAAGTGCAAGAGCTGACCGCACCACTCAACCCCAGTCTGTTCCTGCCGCTGAATGTGCAAGATGCAGCACAGGTTGACGAGACTTTGGGCACGATCGCCCAGCAGTGGGGCAACTTCGACATCCTGATCCACTGCCTTGCCTTTGCCGGTAAAGAAGAACTGTCGGGTGACTTCAGCGCGACGACTCGCGAAGGTTATGCCCGCGCCCTGGAAATCAGTTCCTATTCATTGATCGACTTAGCGCGAGCCAGCAAACCGCTGCTCAATCAAGGCGGCAGCATCCTGACCCTGACTTATCTGGGTGGCGTGCGCGTCGTGCCCAACTACAACGTCATGGGCACCGCCAAAGCCGCACTGGAAATGAATGTGCGCTACCTGGCAGCAGAATTTGGTCCGCAGGCCATACGCGTCAATGCCATCTCTGCTGGCCCGATTCGGACGCTGGCATCCTCAGCCGTCGGTGGCATCCTCGATATGATTCACCACGTTGAGGAAACCGCACCGCTGCGCCGTACTGTCACCCAAATGGAAGTCGGCAATACGGCAGCCTTCCTCTCCAGCCCGCTCGCCAGCGGCATCACCGGCCAAGTCATCTATGTCGATTCCGGCTACAGCATTATGGGAATGTAG
- the hisB gene encoding imidazoleglycerol-phosphate dehydratase HisB, giving the protein MQLSDRPLTAPGTAPRQATVSRRTGETDVQVFLNLDGTGRCQADTGIPFLDHMFDQIASHGLIDLEITAKGDLHIDDHHTNEDVGITFGLALAEALGDRKGIVRFGHFVAPLDEALVQVALDFSGRPHLTYGLTLPTERVGTYETQLVREFFVAIANNAKLTLHLRQLDGINSHHIIEATFKAFARSLRMATEVDPRRAGQIPSSKGVL; this is encoded by the coding sequence ATGCAACTCAGCGATCGCCCTTTGACTGCCCCGGGAACGGCACCCCGCCAAGCCACGGTCAGCCGCCGAACCGGAGAAACCGATGTTCAGGTGTTCCTCAATCTGGATGGCACCGGCCGGTGTCAGGCCGATACGGGGATTCCCTTCCTCGACCACATGTTCGATCAGATTGCTTCCCACGGCCTGATCGATCTGGAAATCACGGCTAAGGGCGATCTGCACATCGATGATCACCACACCAATGAGGATGTGGGCATCACCTTCGGCTTAGCTCTGGCAGAAGCCTTGGGCGATCGCAAAGGGATTGTTCGTTTCGGTCACTTTGTGGCACCGCTGGATGAAGCCTTGGTGCAAGTGGCGCTGGACTTTTCGGGGCGGCCACACCTCACCTATGGCTTGACTCTGCCGACGGAACGGGTGGGCACCTACGAAACACAACTGGTGCGCGAGTTTTTTGTGGCGATCGCCAATAACGCCAAACTGACCTTGCATCTGCGTCAGTTGGACGGCATCAACTCGCACCACATCATCGAAGCGACTTTCAAAGCCTTTGCGCGATCGCTGCGCATGGCCACAGAAGTTGATCCGCGCCGTGCCGGTCAAATCCCTTCTTCGAAAGGGGTCCTTTAG
- a CDS encoding methyltransferase domain-containing protein, with translation MTNAVNQAQFWEQRYQEGSDRWDLGQAAPVWRSLLAGTNAPAPGRIAVLGCGRGHDARLFAEQGFEVVGFDFAPSAIAAAQALAQGTTAQFLQRDIFALPQEFAGQFDTVLEHTCFCAIDPDRRAEYVEVVRQILKPKGCLLGLFWCHDRPSGPPYGCSLTELRDRFAQGWQEEQLESVTESVEGRRGEEYLGRWRRLD, from the coding sequence ATGACCAACGCGGTCAACCAAGCGCAATTCTGGGAACAGCGCTATCAGGAGGGCAGCGATCGCTGGGATTTGGGGCAGGCGGCTCCTGTTTGGCGATCGTTACTGGCAGGGACTAATGCACCAGCACCCGGACGGATTGCTGTGCTGGGCTGTGGTCGCGGTCACGATGCCCGTCTGTTTGCTGAGCAGGGATTTGAGGTCGTGGGCTTTGATTTTGCCCCCAGTGCGATCGCAGCGGCTCAAGCATTGGCGCAGGGGACAACAGCTCAGTTTCTGCAGCGGGATATTTTTGCGCTGCCCCAAGAATTTGCCGGTCAGTTTGACACTGTGCTGGAACATACCTGTTTCTGTGCGATCGATCCCGATCGCCGAGCAGAGTATGTCGAAGTCGTGCGACAGATTCTCAAGCCCAAGGGCTGCTTGTTGGGACTGTTCTGGTGCCATGATCGCCCCTCAGGACCGCCCTATGGCTGCAGCCTGACTGAGCTGCGCGATCGCTTTGCTCAAGGCTGGCAAGAAGAGCAACTGGAGTCAGTCACCGAGTCTGTCGAAGGACGGCGTGGCGAAGAGTACCTCGGTCGCTGGCGTCGGTTGGACTAA